In a genomic window of Erigeron canadensis isolate Cc75 chromosome 5, C_canadensis_v1, whole genome shotgun sequence:
- the LOC122600065 gene encoding peptide-N4-(N-acetyl-beta-glucosaminyl)asparagine amidase A, with amino-acid sequence MASSSSILLSLITILTFSLITTATSSSFRPHHLTTNDHPPTTTNDITTSTINNQPTTFFEVTKPISLPKTKPCTTLVLQHDFGYTYGSPPVSAPYYPPTKNNNCPSNNFDKIVLEWSATCKGRQFDRIFGVWLSGVELLRSCTAEPRATGIVWNVQKDISKYYSLLMMANQTLDVYLGNVVDSTYTGVYHVNVSIHFYPSEDNKVRSFLPDSGQKWADLIIPISRKFPGNDGLWFEVKNSTNVQSEQFVIPQNAYKAVLEVYVSFHENDEFWPTNVPNEYISDNNLTGLPGNGPFREVVVSLDGGVIGAVWPFTVVYTGGVNPLLWRPISGIGSFDLPTYDIELTPFLGTLLDGKNHDISFGVTNALNVWYIDANLHVWIDKKSEKTNGKLLTQNISPLHVSLVSNYTGLNGTFVTKVKRSIKSSGWVQSSFGKIVTKSTQEFHYSNIMVMAKNGDSQVVDQIIGFNDSVNAKESSSSVHLTESLKSFSFYIDSDTVDKGNGTYAALANITLGFNEIKVDNLGSKSSLSVLENVQNGQGSMLVKGNLVVSGLGSTQQMYKYVDDKSCYFRDVSASNYTIIYDKEGHTCSKRKNSRFSFLSDRHAI; translated from the coding sequence atggcttcttcttcttcaatcttACTCTCTCTCATCACCATCCTTACATTCTCACTCATCACCACTGCCACGTCATCATCTTTCAGGCCACATCATCTCACCACCAATGACCACCCACCAACCACCACCAATGACATCACCACCTCCACCATCAACAACCAACCAACAACTTTCTTTGAAGTTACAAAACCAATCTCACTCCCAAAAACAAAACCTTGTACAACACTTGTCTTACAACATGATTTTGGATATACTTATGGCAGCCCCCCTGTTTCTGCACCTTATTACCCACCAACAAAAAACAACAATTGCCCATCAAATAATTTTGACAAGATTGTTCTTGAATGGTCTGCAACTTGTAAAGGCAGACAATTTGACCGAATTTTCGGTGTTTGGCTAAGTGGAGTTGAGCTGCTCAGAAGCTGCACTGCAGAGCCTAGAGCTACTGGAATTGTTTGGAATGTTCAAAAAGATATTAGTAAGTATTATTCTTTACTTATGATGGCTAATCAAACACTTGATGTTTATTTAGGGAATGTTGTTGATAGTACTTATACTGGTGTGTATCATGTTAATGTTAGTATACATTTTTACCCTAGTGAGGATAATAAAGTTAGAAGCTTTTTGCCCGATTCGGGTCAAAAATGGGCTGATTTGATCATACCCATATCAAGAAAGTTCCCAGGGAATGATGGGTTATGGTTTGAAGTCAAGAATTCGACTAACGTACAGTCGGAACAGTTTGTAATTCCACAAAATGCATATAAGGCTGTTCTTGAAGTGTATGTTTCGTTTCATGAAAACGATGAGTTTTGGCCTACTAATGTACCTAATGAGTATATTTCGGATAACAACTTGACTGGTTTACCAGGTAATGGACCGTTTAGGGAAGTTGTGGTAAGTTTGGATGGCGGAGTGATTGGTGCAGTTTGGCCTTTTACGGTAGTTTACACAGGTGGTGTTAATCCGTTGTTGTGGAGACCGATTTCTGGCATTGGGTCGTTTGATCTTCCTACGTATGATATTGAGTTGACCCCCTTTTTAGGAACACTTTTAGACGGTAAAAACCATGATATTTCTTTTGGTGTCACGAATGCTTTGAATGTTTGGTATATAGATGCAAATTTACATGTTTGGATAGATAAAAAGAGTGAGAAAACAAATGGGAAGCTTTTGACACAAAATATTTCACCTCTTCATGTTTCTTTGGTCTCTAACTACACGGGTTTGAATGGTACATTTGTCACTAAAGTCAAGAGATCAATAAAGTCAAGCGGGTGGGTACAATCTTCCTTTGGGAAAATTGTAACcaaatcaactcaggaatttCATTATAGTAATATTATGGTAATGGCGAAAAATGGGGACTCACAAGTTGTTGATCAGATAATTGGATTCAATGACAGTGTGAATGCCAAAGAGTCATCTTCTTCTGTTCATTTAACAGAATCTTTAAAATCGTTTTCCTTTTACATAGACTCGGATACGGTTGACAAAGGGAATGGAACTTATGCCGCGTTAGCAAATATTACTTTGGGTTTCAACGAGATTAAGGTTGATAATTTGGGGTCTAAATCTTCATTAAGCGTTCTTGAAAACGTACAAAATGGACAGGGCTCGATGCTTGTAAAGGGAAACTTAGTGGTTAGTGGATTGGGGAGTACACAGCAGATGTATAAATATGTTGATGATAAATCTTGCTACTTTAGGGATGTAAGTGCCTCAAATTACACGATTATATATGATAAAGAAGGCCATACGTgcagtaaaagaaaaaattcaagatTTAGTTTTTTATCTGACCGTCATGCAATTTAA
- the LOC122600176 gene encoding rab3 GTPase-activating protein non-catalytic subunit, whose product MSRKTNHLIDLGTISTVDLSELGAGKEAWLDNPNLICSLDTNCLAISSRYFILVIEWSHGSGNASFRVKIRPNLSPIEAEYISAVEWLVFDDIRVIAAGTSCGYLLIFSLSGDLIHKQLVYPERIIRLRVRGTKRDIAEDTSSFEEVCVIMPGIIARFDGSDIQRVLQQWYQDTQNRFWNQSSADRDPEESENSFARIPYQVWNVNKYGSCVDASVTGVMPPPLLELQSSDRYFCAITIGVDAVISAFRLSEDRSRSFVGAILSKVVPATFSTIASFSKLVWRSPPPTKKPEPKPQPFARALPLTCLKDHPRKGEKLTLSPSGTLAAITDSLGRIMLLDTRALVVVRLWKGYRDASCLFVERVVNKDSAGAHGRVKNDYCLCLAIHAPRKGIVEIWQMRTGPRVLTVPCPKGSKILQPTYRFGSTVSASSYKPLEVFLLNGDSGQLSRLN is encoded by the exons ATGTCACGAAAAACAAACCACTTGATAGATCTAGGAACAATATCAACAGTCGATCTATCTGAATTAGGTGCAGGCAAAGAAGCCTGGCTAGACAACCCAAATCTCATTTGCTCACTTGATACCAATTGTCTTGCAATATCCAGCCGTTACTTTATTCTTGTTATTGAATGGTCTCATGGGTCGGGTAATGCTAGCTTCCGGGTCAAGATCCGACCCAATTTGTCACCCATTGAAGCAGAGTATATATCTGCTGTTGAATGGTTGGTTTTTGATGATATAAGAGTTATTGCTGCTGGTACTTCTTGTGGGTATTTGTTAATTTTCTCTCTTTCGGGTGATCTTATTCATAAACAG CTTGTATATCCTGAACGTATTATAAGGTTAAGAGTACGTGGAACTAAGCGAGATATTGCAGAGGATACATCATCATTTGAGGAAGTGTGTGTCATTATGCCAGGCATAATAGCTCGTTTCGACGGATCTGATATTCAG AGGGTACTCCAGCAATGGTATCAAGATACTCAAAATCGATTTTGGAACCAGTCATCAGCAGATAGAGATCCAGAAGAATCTGAAAACTCATTTGCTCGTATTCCTTACCAAGTTTGGAATGTTAATAAATATGGTTCGTGTGTAGATGCTTCTGTCACTGGTGTCATGCCGCCACCTCTTTTGGAACTACAG TCAAGCGATCGCTACTTTTGTGCCATCACCATTGGAGTTGATGCCGTGATATCAGCATTCAG GCTTTCTGAAGACCGTAGCAGGTCATTCGTGGGAGCCATTCTGTCAAAGGTTGTTCCTGCAACATTTTCAACGATAGCTTCTTTCTCCAAGTTGGTATGGAGGAGCCCACCACCAACAAAAAAGCCCGAACCAAAGCCACAACCATTTGCTCGAG CGTTACCTCTTACATGTTTGAAAGATCACCCGAGAAAGGGAGAGAAGCTAACCCTATCACCTAGTGGGACTTTGGCTGCAATAACAGACTCACTAGGTCGTATTATGCTATTGGATACTCGAGCCCTTGTGGTTGTACGCTTATGGAAG GGGTATCGTGATGCTAGCTGTCTTTTTGTTGAAAGAGTTGTAAATAAAGACTCTGCTGGAGCTCACGGACGTGTAAAGAACGATTATTGCTTATGTCTTGCCATTCATGCCCCTCGAAAGGGGATTGTAGAG ATTTGGCAGATGAGGACTGGACCCAGGGTTTTAACGGTTCCATGCCCAAAAGGAAGCAAAATACTGCAACCTACATACAGATTTGGATCAACCGTTTCTGCATCATCTTATAAACCATTGGAAGTTTTTCTTCTGAATGGAGATTCTGGTCAACTTTCAAGACTAAACTGA